In one window of Leptospira sp. GIMC2001 DNA:
- a CDS encoding 5' nucleotidase, NT5C type produces the protein MKKILYLDMDNVIVDFPTGIQKLNEAKRKEYEGRFDEAPGIFSLMEPKSGAIEAIHKLVKYFDTYVLSTSPWMNPSAWSEKLEWIQKYFGKDPSSVLYKRLILSHHKNLNMGDFLVDDREKNGAKDFKGELILFNPEQFNEWERIVRILMSRIG, from the coding sequence GTATTTGGATATGGATAATGTAATAGTCGATTTCCCGACCGGAATTCAAAAATTGAATGAAGCTAAACGAAAAGAATATGAAGGACGCTTTGATGAAGCTCCGGGAATATTTTCCCTTATGGAACCTAAGTCAGGAGCAATTGAAGCAATTCATAAATTGGTTAAGTATTTCGATACCTATGTGCTTTCAACTTCGCCTTGGATGAATCCAAGTGCTTGGTCTGAAAAATTGGAATGGATACAAAAATACTTTGGTAAAGATCCGAGCTCAGTTTTATACAAAAGATTAATTCTTTCCCACCATAAGAATCTTAATATGGGTGATTTTCTTGTTGATGATAGAGAGAAGAATGGCGCTAAAGATTTTAAAGGAGAATTAATTCTTTTTAATCCTGAACAATTTAATGAATGGGAAAGGATAGTCAGAATATTAATGAGTAGAATAGGCTAG